In the Solanum pennellii chromosome 5, SPENNV200 genome, one interval contains:
- the LOC107018518 gene encoding sucrose transport protein SUC3 isoform X1: protein MDAVSIRVPYKNLKQQEVELTNVDESRFTQLEIRSDSSSPRVSNGEMNDSNLPLPPPPVRNSLLTLILSCTVAAGVQFGWALQLSLLTPYIQTLGIEHAFSSFIWLCGPITGLVVQPCVGIWSDKCHSKYGRRRPFIFIGAVMISIAVIIIGFSADIGYLLGDTKEHCSTFKGTRSRAAIVFVVGFWMLDLANNTVQGPARALLADLSGPDQRNTANAVFCSWMAVGNILGFSAGASGGWHRWFPFLTNRACCEPCGNLKAAFLVAVVFLTLCTLVTLYFANEVPLSPKQYKRMSDSAPLLDSPQNTGFDLSQSKRELQYANSVANNESEMGHVADNSPKNEEQRPDKDQGDSFADSPGAVLVNLLTSLRHLPPAMHSVLIVMALTWLSWFPFFLFDTDWMGREVYHGDPKGEADEVNAYNQGVREGAFGLLLNSVVLGVSSFLIEPMCKWIGSRLVWAVSNFIVFICMACTAIISVVSISANTQGVQHVIGATRSTQIAALVVFSLLGIPLAVTYSVPFSITAELTADAGGGQGLAIGVLNLAIVVPQMVVSLGAGPWDALFGGGNIPAFALASLAALAAGIFAMLRLPNLSSNFKSTGFHFG from the exons ATGGATGCGGTATCGATCAGAGTACCGTATAAGAATCTGAAGCAGCAGGAAGTGGAATTAACTAATGTTGATGAATCACGGTTTACACAGCTCGAGATCCGTAGTGATTCATCATCTCCTAGGGTTTCTAATGGAGAAATGAATGATTCTAATCTACCTCTTCCTCCACCGCCTGTACGTAACAGTTTGCTCACCTTGATTCTTAGTTGCACCGTCGCTGCTGGTGTTCAGTTTGGATGGGCTTTGCAACTCTCTCTCCTTACACCTTATATTCAG ACACTTGGCATAGAGCATGCCTTCTCTTCTTTTATTTGGCTATGCGGTCCTATTACTGGCCTTGTG GTACAACCTTGTGTAGGTATATGGAGTGATAAATGTCATTCTAAATATGGCAGAAGAAGGCCTTTCATTTTTATTGGAGCTGTCATGATCTCTATTGCT GTGATAATTATCGGGTTTTCTGCAGACATAGGATACTTATTGGGGGACACAAAAGAGCATTGCAG CACTTTCAAAGGCACTCGCTCAAGAGCAGCCATTGTATTTGTCGTTGGGTTTTGGATGCTCGATCTTGCTAATAATACTGTGCAG GGTCCGGCTCGAGCTCTTTTGGCAGATTTGTCAG GTCCTGATCAAAGAAATACCGCAAATGCTGTGTTCTGCTCCTGGATGGCTGTTGGAAACATTCTTGGATTTTCTGCTGGAGCCAGTGGAGGTTGGCACAG ATGGTTTCCGTTTTTGACAAATAGAGCTTGTTGTGAGCCATGTGGAAATCTCAAAGCAGCATTCTTAGTTGCAGTG GTCTTTCTGACTCTCTGCACGTTAGTAACTCTCTACTTCGCCAATGAAGTCCCGCTGTCACCCAAGCAATATAAGCGCATGTCAGATTCTGCTCCTCTCTTGGATAGTCCTCAGAATACTGGCTTTGACCTTTCTCAATCGAAAAGGGAGTTGCAGTATGCAAATAGTGTAGCAAATAATGAATCTGAGATGGGTCATGTAGCAGATAATAGTCCAAAGAATGAAGAACAGAGACCAGACAAGGATCAAGGTGATAGCTTCGCTGATAGCCCTGGAGCAGTTTTGGTCAATCTGTTGACCAGCTTACGTCATTTGCCTCCCGCAATGCATTCGGTTCTCATTGTTATGGCTCTGACTTGG TTGTCCTGGtttccctttttcctttttgacaCGGATTGGATGGGGAGAGAAGTCTATCATGGGGATCCGAAAGGAGAAGCAGATGAAGTAAATGCATATAACCAAGGTGTCAGAGAAGGTGCATTTGGTTTGCTATTGAATTCT GTTGTTCTTGGCGTTAGCTCCTTTCTTATTGAGCCAATGTGCAAATGGATTGGTTCTAGACTTGTTTGGGCTGTGAGCAACTTCATTGTATTTATCTGCATGGCCTGCACCGCTATCATTAGCGTGGTTTCTATCAGTGCAAATACGCAGGGAGTCCAACATGTAATTGGTGCTACTCGATCAACTCAAATTGCTGCTTTGGTTGTTTTCTCTCTTCTTGGGATTCCTCTTGCT GTAACCTACAGCGTCCCTTTCTCTATCACAGCAGAGTTGACAGCTGACGCTGGTGGTGGTCAAG GGTTGGCAATAGGAGTCCTGAATCTTGCAATTGTTGTACCTCAG ATGGTTGTATCGCTTGGTGCGGGTCCTTGGGATGCTTTATTTGGTGGAGGAAACATACCGGCTTTTGCCTTAGCATCTTTAGCTGCACTTGCTGCTGGAATTTTTGCTATGCTCAGACTACCAAATTTATCAAGTAATTTCAAATCAACTGGCTTCCATTTTGGTTGA
- the LOC107018518 gene encoding sucrose transport protein SUC3 isoform X2 gives MVQPCVGIWSDKCHSKYGRRRPFIFIGAVMISIAVIIIGFSADIGYLLGDTKEHCSTFKGTRSRAAIVFVVGFWMLDLANNTVQGPARALLADLSGPDQRNTANAVFCSWMAVGNILGFSAGASGGWHRWFPFLTNRACCEPCGNLKAAFLVAVVFLTLCTLVTLYFANEVPLSPKQYKRMSDSAPLLDSPQNTGFDLSQSKRELQYANSVANNESEMGHVADNSPKNEEQRPDKDQGDSFADSPGAVLVNLLTSLRHLPPAMHSVLIVMALTWLSWFPFFLFDTDWMGREVYHGDPKGEADEVNAYNQGVREGAFGLLLNSVVLGVSSFLIEPMCKWIGSRLVWAVSNFIVFICMACTAIISVVSISANTQGVQHVIGATRSTQIAALVVFSLLGIPLAVTYSVPFSITAELTADAGGGQGLAIGVLNLAIVVPQMVVSLGAGPWDALFGGGNIPAFALASLAALAAGIFAMLRLPNLSSNFKSTGFHFG, from the exons ATG GTACAACCTTGTGTAGGTATATGGAGTGATAAATGTCATTCTAAATATGGCAGAAGAAGGCCTTTCATTTTTATTGGAGCTGTCATGATCTCTATTGCT GTGATAATTATCGGGTTTTCTGCAGACATAGGATACTTATTGGGGGACACAAAAGAGCATTGCAG CACTTTCAAAGGCACTCGCTCAAGAGCAGCCATTGTATTTGTCGTTGGGTTTTGGATGCTCGATCTTGCTAATAATACTGTGCAG GGTCCGGCTCGAGCTCTTTTGGCAGATTTGTCAG GTCCTGATCAAAGAAATACCGCAAATGCTGTGTTCTGCTCCTGGATGGCTGTTGGAAACATTCTTGGATTTTCTGCTGGAGCCAGTGGAGGTTGGCACAG ATGGTTTCCGTTTTTGACAAATAGAGCTTGTTGTGAGCCATGTGGAAATCTCAAAGCAGCATTCTTAGTTGCAGTG GTCTTTCTGACTCTCTGCACGTTAGTAACTCTCTACTTCGCCAATGAAGTCCCGCTGTCACCCAAGCAATATAAGCGCATGTCAGATTCTGCTCCTCTCTTGGATAGTCCTCAGAATACTGGCTTTGACCTTTCTCAATCGAAAAGGGAGTTGCAGTATGCAAATAGTGTAGCAAATAATGAATCTGAGATGGGTCATGTAGCAGATAATAGTCCAAAGAATGAAGAACAGAGACCAGACAAGGATCAAGGTGATAGCTTCGCTGATAGCCCTGGAGCAGTTTTGGTCAATCTGTTGACCAGCTTACGTCATTTGCCTCCCGCAATGCATTCGGTTCTCATTGTTATGGCTCTGACTTGG TTGTCCTGGtttccctttttcctttttgacaCGGATTGGATGGGGAGAGAAGTCTATCATGGGGATCCGAAAGGAGAAGCAGATGAAGTAAATGCATATAACCAAGGTGTCAGAGAAGGTGCATTTGGTTTGCTATTGAATTCT GTTGTTCTTGGCGTTAGCTCCTTTCTTATTGAGCCAATGTGCAAATGGATTGGTTCTAGACTTGTTTGGGCTGTGAGCAACTTCATTGTATTTATCTGCATGGCCTGCACCGCTATCATTAGCGTGGTTTCTATCAGTGCAAATACGCAGGGAGTCCAACATGTAATTGGTGCTACTCGATCAACTCAAATTGCTGCTTTGGTTGTTTTCTCTCTTCTTGGGATTCCTCTTGCT GTAACCTACAGCGTCCCTTTCTCTATCACAGCAGAGTTGACAGCTGACGCTGGTGGTGGTCAAG GGTTGGCAATAGGAGTCCTGAATCTTGCAATTGTTGTACCTCAG ATGGTTGTATCGCTTGGTGCGGGTCCTTGGGATGCTTTATTTGGTGGAGGAAACATACCGGCTTTTGCCTTAGCATCTTTAGCTGCACTTGCTGCTGGAATTTTTGCTATGCTCAGACTACCAAATTTATCAAGTAATTTCAAATCAACTGGCTTCCATTTTGGTTGA
- the LOC107018745 gene encoding binding partner of ACD11 1 translates to MNPGGYTVEVTGLSPAATEKDVQEFFAFCGAIEHVEIVRAGEHASTAYVTFRNPHALETAVLLSGAAILDQRVCITSWGHYQDEFDYWNHSSWKPQEDCHSSDSQGHHFVSSAGEAVTLTQDVVKTMLSQGYVLGKGALGKAKAFDESHGLSATAVSKVADLSERIGLTDKFCAGVEVARSVDQRYHISDTTRSAVSATGRTAISAATAVVNSSYFSKGALWMSGALSKAAQAAADLGSRGTNK, encoded by the exons ATGAATCCAGGGGGTTATACAGTAGAAGTTACAGGTCTTTCCCCTGCTGCTACTGAGAAGGATGTTCAGGAGTTCTTTGCTTTCTGTGGGGCAATTGAACATGTTGAGATTGTCAG AGCTGGTGAACATGCAAGTACAGCCTATGTGACGTTTAGAAATCCTCATGCATTGGAAACGGCTGTCTTACTGAGT GGGGCTGCCATTTTGGATCAACGTGTGTGCATAACCAGCTGGGGCCACTATCAAGATGAATTTGATTATTGGAATCATTCATCATGGAAACCTCAAGAAGACTGTCATTCAAGT GACTCCCAAGGACACCATTTTGTTTCTTCTGCTGGGGAAGCTGTAACATTGACTCAAGATGTGGTTAAAACCATGCTATCTCAAGGGTATGTTCTTGGTAAAGGCGCACTGGGAAAAGCCAAAGCTTTTGACGAATCTCATGGGCTGTCAGCAACTGCAGTCTCCAAGGTTGCTGATTTAAGTGAGAGAATCGGCCTCACTGACAAGTTCTGTGCCGGGGTTGAAGTGGCTAGGTCCGTGGATCAGAGATATCACATATCAGATACCACCAGATCAGCTGTTTCAGCTACAGGTAGAACTGCCATCTCTGCTGCAACTGCTGTTGTCAACAGTAGCTACTTTTCCAAAGGAGCTCTTTGGATGTCTGGTGCACTAAGTAAAGCGGCTCAAGCTGCAGCTGATTTGGGTAGCCGAGGCACTAACAAATGA